Proteins from one Cicer arietinum cultivar CDC Frontier isolate Library 1 chromosome 3, Cicar.CDCFrontier_v2.0, whole genome shotgun sequence genomic window:
- the LOC101498245 gene encoding protein sym-1-like: MAMSGACCAPLTHNPVLLSRPLTTPIHQLQFQTRSSSLPFSNRSPPPLTHLRFRYSRPSALSNDGSGGNDGRDGDGGSGGWNSDSNESNDGGGTWSFLSWYLALLAKYPVAVKAITSAILTLIGDLICQLVIDKVQTPDLKRTFLFTLLGFVLVGPTLHSWYLYLSKLVTLPGTSGALLRLVLDQFLFSPIFIGVFLSTLVTLEGKPSQVVPKLKQEWFSAVLANWQLWIPFQFLNFRFVPQQFQVLAANFVALVWNVILSFKAHKEVLPK, from the exons ATGGCGATGTCTGGAGCATGTTGTGCACCATTAACCCACAACCCCGTTCTGTTATCCCGCCCCCTCACTACTCCCATTCATCAACTTCAATTTCAAACACGCTCTTCTTCGCTGCCCTTCTCTAACCGCTCTCCACCTCCCTTAACCCATTTACGCTTCCGTTATTCTCGCCCCTCCGCCCTCTCCAACGATGGTTCAGGTGGAAATGATGGACGTGACGGTGACGGTGGCTCTGGAGGATGGAATTCCGATTCCAATGAATCCAATGATGGAGGGGGAACATGGTCCTTCTTGTCATg GTACTTGGCTCTTCTTGCAAAATACCCTGTTGCCGTAAAGGCTATAACATCTGCAATTTTGACACTAATTGGAGATTTGATTTGCCAG CTTGTGATAGACAAAGTGCAGACACCAGACTTGAAGAGGACATTCCTATTTACTCTGCTCGGTTTTGTGCTAGTTGGTCCAACATTGCATTCATG GTACTTGTATCTGAGTAAATTGGTTACTCTTCCTGGAACATCTGGAGCACTTTTGCGGCTTGTACTTGATCAG TTCTTATTTTCTCCCATATTCATTGGAGTTTTCTTATCTACATTGGTGACACTAGAGGGAAAGCCATCACAAGTTGTACCTAAGCTTAAACAG GAGTGGTTTTCTGCAGTTCTAGCAAACTGGCAGTTATGGATTCCTTTTCAATTTCTCAACTTTAGATTTGTTCCTCAACAATTTCAG GTCCTTGCTGCTAATTTTGTTGCTTTGGTATGGAATGTTATCCTCTCATTTAAAGCACACAAAGAAGTTCTTCCAAAATAA
- the LOC101498579 gene encoding calmodulin-binding protein 25 translates to MTSSENFASIEPWMFRSAMGDTWLADYIARDAETLTKALQKSFSATPEDARSPFLNLVNTDSATTTITATPTPTVSSLSGSDQDSAPKRQRVAAGKIPRRKSRASKRSQTTFITADPANFRQMVQQVTGVRFGAGSNVSMAPVMKPEPHRAVGFTGGRLPSAGAGYLPTLDTSAFLLDQHGQHQQQTMVGSNSAANDGPGEISGLGQLSFGQPIDDDAGFGSAGLDFETFSSCFPTLESSWKVM, encoded by the coding sequence ATGACTTCATCGGAGAATTTTGCCAGCATTGAACCGTGGATGTTTCGCTCCGCCATGGGTGACACGTGGCTCGCTGACTACATAGCTCGCGACGCAGAAACCCTCACTAAGGCTCTTCAGAAATCCTTCTCCGCCACACCGGAGGACGCACGCTCTCCATTTTTAAACCTCGTAAATACCGACTCCGCCACCACCACCATCACCGCAACTCCTACGCCAACAGTTTCCAGCCTCTCCGGCTCCGACCAGGATTCCGCTCCCAAGAGACAACGCGTTGCCGCCGGGAAGATCCCGAGACGGAAGTCGCGTGCTTCGAAGCGGTCGCAGACGACGTTTATCACGGCGGACCCGGCGAATTTCAGGCAGATGGTGCAACAGGTTACTGGCGTGAGATTCGGTGCCGGATCAAACGTGTCAATGGCGCCGGTGATGAAGCCGGAGCCGCATAGGGCGGTGGGATTTACCGGCGGGAGGTTACCGTCGGCGGGTGCAGGGTATTTGCCGACTCTTGATACGTCAGCGTTTTTACTGGACCAGCATGGCCAACACCAGCAGCAAACAATGGTGGGCTCCAATTCGGCGGCGAATGATGGGCCTGGTGAAATTTCTGGTCTGGGCCAACTTTCTTTTGGTCAGCCCATTGATGACGATGCCGGTTTTGGTTCTGCCGGTTTAGATTTTGAAACTTTCTCAAGCTGCTTTCCCACTCTGGAATCGTCGTGGAAAGTCATGTGA
- the LOC101497592 gene encoding large ribosomal subunit protein cL37 gives MALLCFNSFTLTPLQSSSPSIFSLSTTNPIPRVQVDLRSNCLKGLRISTPFGLKTRKNAIFIASAAADSNVVDGAEESEGKKESDVVPVDKLPLESKLKEREEQRLKMKLAKKIRLRRKRLVQKRRLRKKGNWPPSKMKKLKNV, from the exons ATGGCACTTCTCTGCTTCAATTCCTTCACACTCACCCCTCTCCAATCTTCTTCTCCCTCCATTTTCTCACTTTCCACCACAAACCCTA TTCCAAGAGTGCAAGTTGATTTGCGCTCAAACTGTTTGAAGGGACTTCGAATCTCGACACCCTTTGGTTTGAAAACGAggaaaaatgcaatttttattGCATCTGCTGCTGCTGATTCTAATGTTGTAGATGGAGCAGAAGAAAgtgaaggaaagaaagagagtGATGTTGTACCAGTGGATAAGCTTCCATTGGAATCAAAGTTGAAGGAGAGGGAAGAACAGAGGTTGAAGATGAAGCTTGCAAAGAAGATAAGGTTGAGAAGAAAAAGGCTTGTTCAAAAGAGGAGATTGAGGAAAAAGGGTAATTGGCCACCTTccaagatgaagaaattgaagaatgtttga
- the LOC101497925 gene encoding aladin, with protein sequence MASFPPPGSLTLCELNRELITVDALSDDRANQTYGKLLGLVFSPVPFQPPPPPLENDVPEQEGTTETTVTAGESVPRKSPVALVQGLVNECLRRLFYPNDVHLLPEVNLQGVSWHLNKHIIAFISGPNQVLVRDYEDPDGKDSIILTNESQRDVRVLEWRPNGGRMLAVGCKSGICLWSASYPGNAASARSGTISFVGSLSRGSGIRYLLVDFLRSQNDEHVSALTWSPDGRYLASASYESSSFTVWDVAQGVGTPIRRGLGGISMLKWSPTGDYFFASKFDGTFYLWETNTWTSEQWSSTSGFVKCATWDPDGRMILLAFSKSSTLGSVHFASKPPALDAHLLPVDLPEILSLTGSQGIEKIAWDNSGERLAVSFKGGDDVYGGLIAIYDTRRSPLISTSLIGFIRGPGDNPKPISFSFHGKFKQGPLLSVCWSSGFCCTYPLLFRSHMLS encoded by the exons ATGGCTTCCTTCCCTCCTCCTGGTTCACTCACCCTCTGCGAACTCAACCGCGAACTAA TTACTGTCGACGCTCTCTCCGATGATCGAGCCAACCAAACCTACGGAAAGCTTCTC ggATTGGTATTCAGCCCTGTGCCGTTTCAGCCACCACCGCCGCCTCTCGAGAACGACGTTCCCGAACAGGAAGGAACTACAGAAACAACTGTAACCGCTGGTGAAAGCGTTCCGAGAAAAAGTCCTGTGGCACTCGTGCAAGGCCTTGTAAACGAGTGTCTCAGACGACTCTTTTACCCTAACGAT GTGCATTTGTTGCCTGAGGTTAACCTTCAAGGAGTTAGTTGGCACCTTAATAAGCATATAATTGCTTTTATATCTGGGCCAAACCAAGTTTTAGTTCGTGATTATGAAGATCCAG ATGGGAAGGATTCAATTATTTTGACCAACGAGTCTCAGAGAGATGTTAGAGTACTAGAGTGGAGGCCCAATGGAGGGAGGATGCTTGCTGTGGGTTGCAA GAGCGGGATTTGCTTATGGTCTGCTTCATATCCTGGAAATGCAGCATCTGCTAGATCTGGCACTATTTCCTTTGTAGGAAGTTTATCTAGAGGCTCTGGAATTCGGTATCTCCTGGTCGATTTTCTTCGAAGTCAAAATGATGAACATGTTAGCGCCCTTACATGGAGCCCCGATGGAAGATA CTTAGCTTCTGCGTCATATGAGAGCTCTTCATTCACTGTGTGGGATGTTGCTCAAG GTGTGGGAACACCCATTCGACGAGGATTAGGAGGCATATCAATGTTAAAGTGGTCACCCACTGGAGATTACTTCTTTGCTTCAAAATT TGATGGAACATTTTATCTTTGGGAGACAAACACATGGACATCAGAACAATGGTCATCAACTAGTGGTTTTGTCAAG TGTGCAACATGGGATCCAGATGGGCGTATGATACTGCTTGCATTTTCCAAATCATCAACTTTGGGATCTGTTCACTTTGCATCGAAGCCTCCTGCATTAG ATGCACATTTGTTACCTGTTGACTTGCCAGAGATATTATCATTGACAGGCAG TCAGGGAATTGAAAAAATAGCATGGGATAATTCAGGAGAGCGATTGGCTGTGTCTTTTAAAGGTGGAGATGATGTATATGGGGGTCTCATTGCCATCTATGATACAAGAAGGTCTCCTCTGATATCTACATCATTAAT TGGATTTATAAGAGGGCCTGGAGACAACCCAAAGCCAATATCATTTTCATTCCACGGGAAATTTAAGCAGGGACCATTGCTCTCTGTG TGTTGGAGCAGTGGATTTTGTTGCACTTACCCTCTCTTATTTCGTTCTCATATGCTTTCGTAA